Part of the Prochlorococcus sp. MIT 0603 genome is shown below.
GATGAAGACGGCCCCTTCATCTCTTTAGCTGATCTTTGTGACAGAGTTCCATCTAATGTTTTAAATAGAAGAGGGTTAGAGTCCTTAATTCACTGTGGTGCTCTTGACGCATTTGACGAAGATGCTAATCGCGCACAATTAACATCTGATCTTGAATTGACTATAGATTGGGCAACTTCTCGTGCTCGAGACCGTTTAAGTGGTCAGGGTAATCTTTTTGACTTATCTTTACCAGCTTCTAATGAAGAAAAAAAACGTGATATATCATCTGCTCCAAAGGGCGTGGATGTTGAAGATTATTCACCCACCGAGAAACTTAGATTAGAAAAAGAGTTGCTAGGCTTTTATTTGTCTGATCATCCATTGAAGCAACTCTCAGATCCGGCAAGGCTTATTGCACCTATAAGTTTAGTTAATTTAGAGCATCAGGCAGATAAATCAAAAGTCAGTGTAATTGCGATGATAAAAGAGATGCGTGTGGTGACTACTCGTAAGGGTGACAAGATGTCTATTTTGCAAATTGAAGATTTAACTGGTTCCTGTGAAGCAGTTGTCTTCCCAAAAAGTTTTTATAGACTTTCAGACCATTTATTAACGGAGACACGTCTACTTATCTGGGCATCTGTTGATCATAGAGATGAGAAGGTTCAATTAATTGTTGATGATTGTCGCTCAATAGACGAAATGAGATTTGTTTTAATTGATTTATTGCCAGATCAAATAAAGAATATTGAAGACCAACATCGACTTAGAGAATGTATATATCAACACCGACCTGCAAAGGATGAACTTGGGATAAAGGTACCTGTAGTTGCAGCGATTAAGGACGATAAAAGTATTAAGTATGTTCGATTAGGACATCAATTCTGTGTTAAAGATCCAAATGCTCTAATTGAATCATTGCGTCAAAACTCTTTCAAGGCAAATTGTAGTAATAGGCTTATTAAATAATTTTCCTTTATTTGCTACCGCTTGATTCTTTGATGGCGCTACGCATTCTCTCTAAGTTAGGCCTTATATGCTCTAGTCCTATTAGACTACCTGGCTTCTCTTCCCAGCTAGCTGAGAGAATACCGTAACTCAAACCTAAAAGACCTATGAAAAAACATATTGCAGAACCCGTCAAAGTTAATGATGGTGGTATTTCTGCTATCCCTTTGATAATAAGTACATAACTCAAGATAAATACACCCATTCCCAATAGTGTTGGTATGCCAGTAGTGAAAATTATGCGTCTTGCCATTCGATTTGCTACAGGTTTAGGTATGAATGACTTTCGATCTTTTTTTGTTCCCTTAGTTTTTATTGAAGAAGAACTCTTTTGAGTTAAAGAACTCTTATCTTTGGGAATGTCTTTTTGATTACCTTTCATCCCTTTCAGTAAATGAATTTGATTATTAATTGATTAACCGCGAATTTTTAGTTTTGTTAATAATGCATTATATCGAGCTTGGCTTTTGCCTTTTACATAATTCAGTAATCTCTTCCTTTGTCCAATCATCTTTAGAAGTCCCTGCCTAGAGGAGAAATCATGACTATTGCTTTGCAGGTGGCTGCTTAGTAGGTTGATTTTTTCACTTAGCATGGCTACCTGTACTTCAGCAGAGCCAGTATCAGTCCCATGAGTCTGGTGCTTATTAATGATTTCTTGCTTTGCTTGAGTATTGAGCGCCATGTTTTTATGGGAACTTCTATTTGATGATTTTATCGCTTATCAATCTAGCGTGTCATGGAGCTTTCTTTCCAGTCTCTGTATTTATATGAGTAAGAATGTTTTTGAAAAGGTCTTCAAAATTCAGTACTTGCGACTTTCTTGATGTAGATAATCCCTTTCGAGGGTTTTTAGAAAACTCTATAAAAGCTTTGTTTATTTCTGATTCTTCATATCCAAGATTAATCAAGGCACTATTGACTTCATTCCTAATTTGCGAGTCTGGGGAATCTTTTTTGTCTGAGTGATCACTTGAACTATTAATGATGCTGGAAGTCTCTGTGAATTTGTGTTGGAGCTCAATAATTAGTCTTTCAGCAGTCCTTTTCCCTATTCCAGGACAACTGGTGAGTTCATCAATCTTTTTTTCAGAAATGGCATGAATTAATTGATTGGCTTTGTTCTTCTCTAGGAGTGTTATTGCTAGTTGGCTTCCTATACCATTAACGCTTATTAATTTGCGGAATAAGTTTCTTTCTTCTTTATAAAGAAAACCAATTAAAGATGATCCATCCTCTCTTTGAACTTGATGAATCCAAAGGGTTAGTTCATGGGAATCATTTATTAATTCTAAATTTCTTTTTAAAATTTGAACTTCATAACCAATACCTGAGCATTCAACAATAACTCCAGCACGAGGTCCAGTTTCCCAAGCATCTATTTTCCCACCTTTTAACCAGCTAATCATAAGAGGCTTAAGTAAAAGCTGTATTTATCCTCCAGCCGCATCACATCCAATAGCACTACCAGCAACAACACCTAATGGAATTGCCCACCAACGACCATCTCGTCTGGACATTGCAGCACCAGCAGCGCCACCAAGCAAACCACCAGCAATTTTCCCATCAGTACAATCATTATTATCAACGTTCTGGGGAATAGGACCTCTATATGTAGTTGAATGTGTTTTGCTGCAGGGAACTTCAATCGTCTCAGTCCAGCTCTTTACATAACCTGGCGATTCCTCTGTTCCAGGGAAATATTCTTCTCTGTATTCATTTCGTGTGCATGTTCTGGATCTTGAGTATCCAGCCTGCGATTCATTTGCATTTGCATTGGCACAAAAGCTTAGAGAAAAAATTAAGGCTAGTAAAAATTTCATGACCCTATGGTTTTAATTAAGTTTATTAGAAATTCGGTAAATGGCTAATTGAAATTAACGTTGCTCCAAAAACACATCCTGCTCCAATGATTATATAAAGAGTTAATGGCTCGGCGAAAAACAGAACTCCCCACATAGATGCAAATAAAACTTGAGTGTAATTTATTGATCCTGCATAACCAGCCGGTAACAGGCTAAGACCACGCGTTATCAATACTTGTCCTATTTGTGTGAAAAGTCCTATGCCTAATAACCATAACCACTCTGAACCTGCAGGGTAAACCCCTTGTTTTAATAGAAATGGCAGGGTAATGGGGATGGAAACTAGTGGAAAATAAAAAACAATTACCAAATCATGCTCTTGTTTTGATAGCTTTCGAACTGTTACATAAGCAAGTGCTGTAAGGATTGCTCCACTTAAAGCAATAAGTACTGCATTAAATGATATTTGAACGTTTGAATTGTTTTGCCATAATGGTTGCACTACTACTTGTATTCCGATCCAACCAAGGCATATTGCATATAAAACTCTCTTTTTTATTTCTTCATCGAGCATCCACCACGCTAGAAGTGCCGTAAAAGTGGGATAAGTGTATTGAATAATTGTTGCCGCAGCTAGTGGTAAAGAATTAATTGCTTGGAAAACGCAAAACAAGGCCCCTGTTCCTATTAAACCTCTAAAAAAAAGTAATCTTTTATTATTTCCCCAAGGTGATATTTGAGCTTTTGTTAGTAAGAATCTTGTTATTAATAAGCTAAATACAGATCTAAGAAAGACAATCTCTGCAACAGGTATACGCCCTTTAAGTTGTTTAATGCAAACTGTCATAAGACTGAACGCGAATGCGCTCCCAATTAACGAGATTATTCCTTGAGGAGGCTTTTTTTCTTTACTCCAAAGCATCTGGTTCATAATGCCTTTATAATTTTGCTCTTAGTCCGATAATCTTCACGTTTAATTTCTTGGCTCATTTCTAAGAATTTTGCGTTATGAACTTAAGACTCCTAACTAGAAGCAGGTTAATCACGTTATATCCTGCATAATCATTAAATGGTAACCCCTCGCCTCCATCCACGTACATTAGATGCCGTTAAGGAAAAAGCGGACATCGTTGATGTTGTAGGTGAACATGTTGTTTTGAAGAAAAAAGGAAAGGAGTTTGTAGGAATTTGCCCTTTCCATGATGACAGCAGGCCGTCAATGACTGTGTCGCCTGCAAAACAGTTTTATTATTGTTTTTCTTGCGGTGCAGGTGGAAACTCCATCAAGTTCCTTATGGAGCTCCAAAGGCAAAGTTTTGTTGAGGTAGTCCTTGATTTAGCAAGAAAATATCAATTACCTGTAGAAACATTAGAAGGGCCTCAACAGGAACGTTTCCGCCAAGAGCTTTCTCGTAGAGATAGACTTTTTAGAGTTCTTTCTCTTGCAAAAGGCTGGTTTTGTAATCAATTAAATACTGCTGAAGGATCTCAAGCTCTTAAATATTTGGTTCAAACTCGTCGTCTCAGTAAAGGAACTATTGGGAATTTTGAGCTTGGGTTTGCCCCTGATGGATGGGATGCTCTCTTAAGGCATATGAATCATGTTGAAGGCATTCCTTCCCAAACATTGTTAGAAGCTGGTTTAATAGTTCCTCGTAAGGGAAGCAATGGTTTTTATGATCGTTTTAGGAATCGATTGATTGTCCCAATTAGTGATCAACAAGGGCGGGTTATTGGGTTTGGTGGTCGAAGTCTCGATGGCTCTGATCCAAAGTATTTAAATTCACCAGAGACTGATTTATTTCAGAAAGGGAAGCATTTATTTGGTTTAGATAAGGCTGCTAATGAGATTCGCAAAGAAGATAAAGCAATAGTTGCTGAAGGCTATTTTGATGTTATAGCCCTTCATTCTGCTGGCATTACAAATTCAGTTGCAGCTTTAGGAACAGCTTTGAGTAGCCAGCAAGTGAAACAGCTATGTCGATGTAGTGATAGTAAGCGGATAGTTCTTAATTTCGATGCTGATGGTGCAGGTATTCGTGCTGCTAATAGGGCTATTGGAGAAGTTGAGAACCTTGCTATGCAGGGCCAATTGGAATTGAGGATTCTGCAGTTGCCATCTGGTAAGGATCCAGATGATTATCTTAAAGAGAATTCAGCTATTGAATATAAAACTCTTCTTGATAATTCTCCCCTCTGGATTGATTGGCAAATTGATCAGGTCTTAAAAGATGGTGACTTGAGTAAAGCAGATGATTTCCAGAAAGCTGTTAGTGGGTTGGTTAAGTTGTTGGGTAAATTACCTCGCTCTGCCTTACGGTCTCATTATTTGCAGAAGGTAGCAGAGCGTCTAAGTGGAGGACAGGCTCGCTTGGCGTTGCGTTTAGAGGAGGATCTACGCAATCAGATAAAAGGCCATAGATGGCATGGTCGCTCTAGTCGATTTGCTCAACCTAGTGATACAACCCTAAGAGAGCGTCTTGAGGCTCAAATTCTTAGACTATATCTTCATTGTCCTAAATATCGGTCAACTATTCGTACTGAATTAAGGCAGCGAGAACTTGAGGATTTTGCATTGCATCACCATCGTTTACTTTGGGTGGCTATTAGTGAAGTAGAGGAGGCAGTTATTGGTGCCCCAACTTTAGAGTCCATTAGCCGAGGTGAGAATGACAAAGAATTTTTGTCGGAAATTGATCTTTTTAAAATGCTTTTAGATCAGACGGCTTCTGATGGTAATACCACCCTTAGTGCTCTTCTTGCGAGTTTCTTAGATCCTGATGAGCTTCAATTGGCTTTAATCGAACAGCCTCTTCTTCAGCTGAGAGGAACATTGGCTGTCTTAGAGCGTCAGAAATCACTTAAGCGTTGTAAACACTTGATTGAAGCTTGGAGTGGGCAACGATTAGAAACCCTTGAGACTTGTATCTCTGCACTGATTGAGCAAGAACAAAACCACCCTGATGAAAAATATGATATGGAATATAAAATAGAGAAAATGTTTGATAAGTTGAATATACAGGCATTGAATTTCCAGGAATTATACTATTCAGAACGTAAGCATATACATTACTTAGACAAACAACGTTGTGCATTGACAAACCAAGGGAACGAGACATTGACAGCATGATTGCCTACTTTTTATTGATATAAACTATAGAGATTATTTAATTTTTTATATTTGAATTAAAACAGAACCTTTTAAGGGCGGAAATGACTTTTCTGGGATGATCTTCCATTGCATATGCTTCATACTCTTTATCTTGGTTGCCAGTTAATTGAGTAGATCCTTTTAGTGCATCTAATTTATATGAGCTTATTTCCATGTTTTTTTTCCCACCTGGATTTATCAACCTTCCTTTATTACATTCTTGTGCTATATGAATTGCTTCGTGCCTTATTGCTCTTCTTATCATTTGACCTGTCTTAAAAGAACCTTCGAGTTTTGGACCTTTGGCAAACATATATCCGCCATAATCTTTTGCATTGGCTGTACAAATAACAACTGTCTTTTGATCTTTTTTTAAGAATCCGAAAAAATCTTTTCCTATAAGGCATAAAGGTGTATTTTCTTCTAGTTTATAGTTTGCTTTTGTGATCAATTCTATTATCTCCTTCTCTTGAGCATTTAGGAATAGTAAAAATTCAAGCATATGATTTTCTTCTTAGGAGTTGCTTTTGTCTAATTACTTTAGCTTAGAAGTTTATGTTTTTACTATAGGGATCTCCTTGAGACATGTTGTCGCAGCTGCACTTAAATACTTTCGTGACATTTCCCAGTTTTGATTAATTCCACATATTGCCCAGGTTACTGTATTGCGCCCATACCGTTTATTTAAATTGTCGATTGTTTCCATTAAGGACTCTGTGGCTGCAATTTGTGTGTGCTTTTCCTCTGGCAACAAATGTAATTGAAGATATTCTTCATTGAGAAGGCCTTGCATTATCACTCCTGCTTTTACTAGTAAGTGGTTGGGGCGGAAGATTTCTGCTGTCAAGTTGAGAGCTGCTTGTAATAGAACTCTTGTGTCACTGCTAGCTATGGTTAGACGTTGTGTGGCTGATTGGCTGTAAAAGATTGGAGTGTAAAAACTAGTACGTGTGAAGATAGTGATTGCAGTGGCATGCTGCTTTTGTGCTCGCAATTTCTCACTTGCCCGTATCGTATAACTTGCTATTGCCTGACGTAATTCTTCTATATTGCTTATAGGATACTTAAAGCTTTTACTAACACATGTTTCTTGTTTTGGTTTTGCTTTTACCGAGAGGTGTAGGCATTGCTTACCGTGCAACTCGTGTTGTAAACGTAAGCCTGTAATGCCAAGTTTTTTCTTTAGTTTATTGCTGGACATATCTCGAAAATGTTTGGCATTTCTAATGCCATTCATGCGACACCAGTAGGCAAACTTATGGCCAATTCCCCAAATATTCTCTATTGCAATTTGTTGGTACCAATGATCTTGATCTTTAGTGCTTTTTAGATCAAACACTCCTGCATGACTTGTTGTTGTTTTAGCTAAATAGTTTGCGAGCTTGGCTTGGCTTTTCGTTGCTCCAATGCCTATAGCAATTGCCAGTCCAAGTCTTTGGTAGGTTATCTCACGTAGTCGGCGGGCCCAGGAATGTAGTTCATGGTCTATAGAGTAATTGATTTTTGCAAATGCTTCGTCGATAGAATAAACTTCTAGCTCTTCACAGTTAGCTTCTATCGTTTGCATTAAACGTTGACTCATGTCCGCATAGAGCGCATAGTTTGAGCTTCTTACTTGAATCCCAAGTTCTTTAACTTTGCGATGTATTTTGAAATACACCTCCCCTCTTGAAATCCCAAGAGCTTTTGCCTGTGCATTACAAGCTATAACACAACTGTCGTTATTAGAAAGCACTATTAAAGGGCGATCAATTAGCGAAGGGTCCAAGCTTTGCTCACATGAGGTGTAAAAGTTATTACTATCAATTAGTGCTATAGGCATGACTGATTGCTTTTATTTTATTCGACTTAGGCTATGGATTGAATATATTGCGACCCCCCAGATTTGTATGTTGTCGTAATGACGTAGATCAATTGGTGGGTAGTCAGGATGTGCGGCTTCTAGATAGGGAACATCTTTGCAGTAGGTTAGCTTTTTTAATATGAAAGATCCATCCAGTGCTGCCACTACGATGTTTTCTGGCTGAGGTTCTAAGCTACGGTCAACAACCAATAGGTCCCCATCTAATATTCCCGCATTAGTCATGGATTCACCTTCCACCCGCAGGAAAAAAGTGCTTGCCGGATGACGTATTAACTCTTCGTTTAGGTCAATGCCAATATCCACGTAGTCGTCTGCTGGTGAAGGAAACCCTGCCGATATATGATCACTCGCTAACGGCAGTAGCAGCTTTTGAGGGGAGAGGCTAGCGTTAACTGGCATTGCTGTTAAGTAGTATATTTGTACTATAGCAGGCTTAGGGCTTCGGCTCCTCCTGGAGCGTTTTACTCCCTGTGGTAAGGCCCTCCAAGTGCGATGGTATGAGCTCTATAAAGTTGTTCTATGAGTAATAGTCTGGCTACTTCATGTGGAAATGTCAGAGTTGAGAGGCTGAGACGAGAATGAGCGATAGATTTAATTTCTGGGGATAGACCGTTGGCACCTCCGATAATAAAAGCAAGATACTCGGACGAAAATGATTGCAGTCGTTTGGAGAAGGCCAGAGATGTTAATGCTTCACCTTTCTCGCATAGAGGGATGATTAATTCATTGTGTTTGAGTGAGGCGCGAATGGCAGCAGCTTCTTTGTTTGGATTGGAGTCACGTATTTCTGTGATTGATAGCCCAGGTAGCCTTTTCCTGTAGATCTTGATAGCAGACTGCACCCAAGGTTTGCGGACTTTCCCTATGGCGATTATTCGATACTTAGATGGATTAAGCACTGTTTATTGTTGGTGATTTGAAGATTCAATCTTCTTCTTCTAATAGCAATTGTTTGAATGAAGTATAAAGCTCATCATTTTCAAATGTTGATTCTATATTCTTCTTGCCCTTGTTATTAGAGTTGACGGTAATAGAGCTGTTTGTATTATTTCGATTTTTTGTATGAACTTGCTTTTCTAAATCCAAGGATTCAGCTTTTTTAAGTCGATCAATTAAATGAGAAGGAATTTTCCCGTCTGGACTGGCTTTTATTAATTCGCCAAAAAGTTTCTGAGGATCTTCCTCGGTCTCTATGGGATGCAGCTTTTTTTGATTGGCTCTTGGATTTAATTGCGAAGTCTCTTTGGGAGTAGGTAGTTGTCTAGGAAGGCTGCGGCCTAATTCCTGTAGGCGTTCAAGACTGTGAGAATCAAAGCTCATTATTTTAAGAATGAAATATGGTTTTAAAGAAAGTTTTGGAATTATTAATTATTCTATTTGAAATTGTTGATTGTATGAAACTCTCTTTTGCGATTTGATAGATGTATTCAGCTTCTAGAGATTTGAACAAGGAGAATATTTGATATGACATTTGCTGGGCATATTCCAAGAAAACGTTTTGGCCAACATTGGCTTAGAGATGATGTTGTTTTAGAGAAAATCATTGAAGCAGCTGAGATTCAATCATCTGATCGTTTATTGGAAATCGGCCCTGGTCGTGGTGTCTTGACTGAAAAGTTGCTTAAATCAAGCGCTGAACTAGTTCATGGGATTGAATTAGATCTTGATTTAGTTGCTGGTTTAAGGAAGCGTTTTTCGGCAGATCCTAGATTTACTTTGCTAGAAGGAGATGCTCTTTCTGTCTCGCTGACCCTCCCTGATGGGAGGTCTGCAAATAAAGTTGTTGCAAATATCCCTTATAACATTACTTCTCCTCTCTTGGATAGATTAGTGGGTCGATTGGGACAGCCTGTAGAGGATAATTATCAGCGCTTAGTGTTGCTTTTGCAAAAAGAAGTTGCTATGAGAATCTTATCTTTACCTGGTCAAAGTGATTTTAGTGCAATAAGTGTAAAATTGCAGTTGTTGGCTCGTTGTCGAAGTGTTTGTGAGGTTCCACCAAGTTCATTTAACCCAAGACCAAAAGTCTATTCGCAAGTAATCATCTTAGATCCATTGAATAAAAAAGAACGTTTAAGCTTAGAACTTGAGAAGAAAGTCGCAGCTTTACTTCGAATGGCATTCTTGTCCAGGAGAAAGAAGCTGAAAAACACATTAAAAGGGATAGGGCCTTTAGCTGAACTTGAGGTTTTGGCTAAAGGACAAGGTATTAGTCTTGATCAAAGGCCTCAAGAGTTATCTCCAATGAATTGGGTGGAATTAGCAAAAGGTTTGCAAAATAGGAATAAAGTAAGAAAATGAGCATCAATCTTACCGGTTTTAAAACTAATTCTGTAAAAGTTATTGCTCCTGCAAAGATTAATTTGCATTTAGAGATACTTGGTCTTCGGGATGATGGTTTTCATGAACTTGCGATGTTGATGCAAAGTATTGATCTTTGTGATCAAATTGAACTTTTTAAAACGAATAATGGCGAAATCAACCTTACTTCTAATGACTCAAGTTTAAGCACAGGGGATGACAATCTAATTATGAGGTCGGCAAAATTAATGCGTGTATTAACGCAGAATGAAAAGTTAGGTGCTGAGATTCATTTGAAAAAAAATATTCCAATTGGAGCAGGTTTAGCAGGGGGTTCTAGCGATGCAGCTGCAACATTGATAGGCCTTAATGCTTTATGGAAGTTAGACTTTCCTCTTTCAAAGTTAGAAGTAATAGCTGCTGAACTTGGATCAGATGTTCCTTTTTGCTTGGCTGGGGGAACGCAATTTTGTTTTGGGCGAGGAGAATCTCTTGAGAAGGTGAATATCGATGAGAAAGGCCAAGCTATGGCAGTTGTTCTTGTGAAGGACCCTTTGGTAGAAGTTTCTACACCGTGGGCGTATTCAAAATATCGAGAAGTACATTTTGATAATTATTTGAAGGTTGAAGAGGATTTCAAAGAAAGGCAACAATTACTGAGAAAAGCTGATTGGATAAATCCTTTAACGCCTTTAAATCCACCACCTTTGCGCAATGATCTTCAGCAAGTTGTTGCACCAGCAATACCAGCTGTGGAAAATGGGTTGCATTTCCTTTCTTCTCTTGATGGGGCCCTTTCAATTGCTATGAGTGGTTCTGGACCCAGTTGCTTTGCTCTTTTTGCTGATCTTGAATCAGCCAAAAGAGCTCTAGAAAACAATAGAAATAAGCTTAAAACAGCTGGCTTGAAAGGATGGTGCTGTGCTTTTAACGTTAATGGGAGTGAATTAAGTTAAAACTGTGAGTGATATTCAAAAAAACACTTCTAATTTATCCCAGGGGAAAAACTCAATGAAAGGAGAGGATGAGATTATTCAATTGAAAAAAAAAGGGCCATTGAGTTTTTTGTCTGGAGCATTGACAAGTGTTTTCTTTGCATGGCTTTCTTTCCTTGTGAGTAGAAATATTGTTGTTTATTTCACTGTGCATTCCCCTCATTACTCATCTCCAATTGCTCAAAGCATTGCCTCTGCTCTTAAAACATTAATAATAGGGATGAGTTTTTTGGCAACTTTTACTTTTTCTTTTATTGGCTTAGGTCTTGCAATTGTATTTATTCGGAGTTTATTTTATGACAAGCCTCTTGAGGATGATTAATCTTTGATTATTGATTCATTTTGTTTCTTGTATAAAGGAGGATTTGGATGACTCTTCATGATCTTGGATTGTTGGTTTTATTGCTAAGTCCAGGGATGTTACTTTCAGTATTGATTCTTTCTACATTTGCGGCAGGCGGATAATAGGGCACACTTTGTTATAGCTTGGCTAAGTTAAGACGGCTTAGCCGGAACCCCATAAAAATCGTGGCAGGGACACTTCTTTTCAACGCTCTTCGTGAAGCCATAGATGAGGAAATGGCTAGAGATCCTCATGTTTGTGTAATGGGTGAGGATGTTGGGCAGTATGGAGGCTCTTATAAGGTTACAAAAGACCTTTATGAAAAATATGGGGAATTGAGAGTCTTAGACACTCCAATTGCGGAAAATAGTTTTACTGGAATGGCTGTTGGTGCTGCCATGACAGGCCTAAGGCCAATAGTAGAGGGTATGAATATGGGATTTCTGCTCTTAGCTTTTAATCAAATATCTAACAACATGGGCATGTTGCGTTATACCAGTGGTGGCAACTTTACTATTCCAACAGTCGTAAGAGGGCCAGGGGGGGTTGGTAGACAGCTTGGAGCAGAACATAGTCAGAGGCTAGAAGCTTATTTTCATGCTGTTCCTGGAATAAAAATTGTTGCTTGTAGCACTCCAACAAATGCAAAAGGATTAATGAAAGCTGCCATACGAGATAACAATCCCGTCTTGTTTTTTGAGCATGTACTTCTATATAACCTTTCAGAAGAATTGCCAGAAGGGGACTATATATGTGCGCTTGATCAGGCGGATTTGGTAAAAGAAGGTAAAGATTTGACTATATTGACCTATTCACGCATGCGTCATCATTGTTTAAAAGCAGTTGAACAATTAGAAAAAGCTCAAATAGATGTTGAGTTGATTGATTTGATTAGTTTGAAGCCATTTGATATAGAAACAATTTGCCGCTCAATAAGAAAAACCCATAGGGTAATTATTGTGGAAGAATGTATGAAAACTGGAGGAATAGGAGCTGAGTTGATGGCATTAATAAATGAAAACTGTTTTGATGATCTTGATTGCCGTCCAATTAGACTTTCCAGTCAGGATATTCCTACTCCTTATAACGGGCAGCTTGAAAACTTAACTATTATTCAGCCTCATCAAATTGTTGAAACAGCTAAACAGGTTGTCAATTCAGAGGTCTAGTTGATGGCACGTCAACAAGGCTGGTTTGCCCTTTTGCTTGCATTGGTTATCTCTGCTTGCTTGCTTTGTATTAACTTGCCTTTTCAATTAGGACTAGATCTTCGTGGTGGCAGTCAATTGACTCTTGAAGTTCAACCTTTAAGCCCTTCAGAGCAAATCAAGCCAGAGCAGCTTGAGGCTGTACAGACAGTCCTGGATAAGCGTGTAAACGGATTAGGTGTCGCAGAATCTTCTCTTAGGACTGTAGGAACGGATCAACTGGTCTTGGAGCTTCCTGGAGAGCAAGAACCTTCAACAGCAGCAAGGGTTTTAGGAAAAACTGCATTGCTTGAGTTCAGAGTGCAAAGGGCAGGGACTAAGATACCTATGCAGAATCTTCAAAGACTGAGAAGTCAGCTAAGGAATGTTGCTGTAAACATTGATAATCTTGAAAACAGGAACATTACAACCTCACTTATAGATAAGCAGCTTGAAGAGTTAAGAGTTGCTTTAAATTTAACCAAGACCCCATTAAGTGTTGTTGATCAGATCGAGCAAATTAGACAGGAAATTAACAACGAAATAGTAAAGCTTTTTGAGCCTTCTTCTTTAACGGGAAGTGATTTGATTAGTGCTGGACGGCGTCAAGAGCAAAATCTTTCCACTTGGGAAGTGACATTGGCTTTTAATAAAGAAGGAGGAGATAAGTTTGCCAAACTAACCCAATCAATAGCTGGGTCTGACCGATTGCTTGGAATTATTCTAGATAATGAGTCTATTAGTGAAGCAGTCGTTGGAGAGCAATTTAAGGCAGTAGGTATCTCCGGAGGATCGGCTACCATTAGCGGCAATTTTGATGCAGAATCTGCAAGAGAACTTGAAGTGCAACTTAGAGGTGGATCGCTCCCTTTGCCTGTTGAAATAATTCAAGTAAGGACAATAGGCCCATCTTTGGGAGTAGAGAATATTCGACGAAGCCTTTTGGCTGCGCTTTCG
Proteins encoded:
- a CDS encoding 23S rRNA (pseudouridine(1915)-N(3))-methyltransferase RlmH: MLNPSKYRIIAIGKVRKPWVQSAIKIYRKRLPGLSITEIRDSNPNKEAAAIRASLKHNELIIPLCEKGEALTSLAFSKRLQSFSSEYLAFIIGGANGLSPEIKSIAHSRLSLSTLTFPHEVARLLLIEQLYRAHTIALGGPYHRE
- the rsmA gene encoding 16S rRNA (adenine(1518)-N(6)/adenine(1519)-N(6))-dimethyltransferase RsmA — encoded protein: MTFAGHIPRKRFGQHWLRDDVVLEKIIEAAEIQSSDRLLEIGPGRGVLTEKLLKSSAELVHGIELDLDLVAGLRKRFSADPRFTLLEGDALSVSLTLPDGRSANKVVANIPYNITSPLLDRLVGRLGQPVEDNYQRLVLLLQKEVAMRILSLPGQSDFSAISVKLQLLARCRSVCEVPPSSFNPRPKVYSQVIILDPLNKKERLSLELEKKVAALLRMAFLSRRKKLKNTLKGIGPLAELEVLAKGQGISLDQRPQELSPMNWVELAKGLQNRNKVRK
- the ispE gene encoding 4-(cytidine 5'-diphospho)-2-C-methyl-D-erythritol kinase, translating into MSINLTGFKTNSVKVIAPAKINLHLEILGLRDDGFHELAMLMQSIDLCDQIELFKTNNGEINLTSNDSSLSTGDDNLIMRSAKLMRVLTQNEKLGAEIHLKKNIPIGAGLAGGSSDAAATLIGLNALWKLDFPLSKLEVIAAELGSDVPFCLAGGTQFCFGRGESLEKVNIDEKGQAMAVVLVKDPLVEVSTPWAYSKYREVHFDNYLKVEEDFKERQQLLRKADWINPLTPLNPPPLRNDLQQVVAPAIPAVENGLHFLSSLDGALSIAMSGSGPSCFALFADLESAKRALENNRNKLKTAGLKGWCCAFNVNGSELS
- a CDS encoding DUF3082 domain-containing protein; amino-acid sequence: MKGEDEIIQLKKKGPLSFLSGALTSVFFAWLSFLVSRNIVVYFTVHSPHYSSPIAQSIASALKTLIIGMSFLATFTFSFIGLGLAIVFIRSLFYDKPLEDD
- a CDS encoding pyruvate dehydrogenase complex E1 component subunit beta, whose protein sequence is MAGTLLFNALREAIDEEMARDPHVCVMGEDVGQYGGSYKVTKDLYEKYGELRVLDTPIAENSFTGMAVGAAMTGLRPIVEGMNMGFLLLAFNQISNNMGMLRYTSGGNFTIPTVVRGPGGVGRQLGAEHSQRLEAYFHAVPGIKIVACSTPTNAKGLMKAAIRDNNPVLFFEHVLLYNLSEELPEGDYICALDQADLVKEGKDLTILTYSRMRHHCLKAVEQLEKAQIDVELIDLISLKPFDIETICRSIRKTHRVIIVEECMKTGGIGAELMALINENCFDDLDCRPIRLSSQDIPTPYNGQLENLTIIQPHQIVETAKQVVNSEV
- the secD gene encoding protein translocase subunit SecD encodes the protein MARQQGWFALLLALVISACLLCINLPFQLGLDLRGGSQLTLEVQPLSPSEQIKPEQLEAVQTVLDKRVNGLGVAESSLRTVGTDQLVLELPGEQEPSTAARVLGKTALLEFRVQRAGTKIPMQNLQRLRSQLRNVAVNIDNLENRNITTSLIDKQLEELRVALNLTKTPLSVVDQIEQIRQEINNEIVKLFEPSSLTGSDLISAGRRQEQNLSTWEVTLAFNKEGGDKFAKLTQSIAGSDRLLGIILDNESISEAVVGEQFKAVGISGGSATISGNFDAESARELEVQLRGGSLPLPVEIIQVRTIGPSLGVENIRRSLLAALSGLCLVAIFMISFYRLAGFVAIIALSFYSLFNIAIYALVPVTLTLPGIAGFILSIGMAVDANVLIFERVKDELRSGNTLIRSIETGFSQAFSSIIDGHITTLISCISLFYLGTGFVKGFAATLGLGVFLSLFTALSCTRVLLRFLMSYKSLRRPTNFLPIKYLPKELT